The Vitis vinifera cultivar Pinot Noir 40024 chromosome 18, ASM3070453v1 region TCTTGACGGCTGAGGCCAATGGATCTGATCTTGGGCGTACAAGAGATGTATCCCACAACTTTTCACTTTAAAGCATGCGTTATCGCCACACTTAAAAGAGCCAACACCGATTGGAGTGTGGAAGTGATCCTTAAAGTTGTTCCTCCTTCTGGATCGATACTCACTTGGAATGTCAATCTGAGGGAAATACGTCACCCAAATTGCTGGATCTGGTGTGCTATCACTGTCGTAGCAGTGTTTGCCAGATAATAAATGACTAGCCAAGTAGgttttacatttaaaataaaatgatatctcCTCCAGTCGTTCAGATTGATCACCATGGGATATTGTCAATTCACAATGTGGAATACTACCTTCTGTTGTCTCACATTCATCATCATCAAGGGGAACATGATGGAAGAATAGAACAAATCCCAAGAAGTTGTCATCTTCATACCAATTCATTGGGAGCTCTATACTTACTTCACATCCCATTCTCTGATGGCTTACCCACTCTGGTATTCCATTACTTCCTGGAAGTAGAATACTAAATCTTTGCGGATAAAAATCCAGGTCCAGAAAAAAATTCGGCTCAAAAAATTCTGGCTGCAGAAAAAATGTCATgtaagtttttgttttaaaaaaaagaaaaaagaaaaaagaaaaaataattatgccaTGAAACTGATACCTGAATTGGTGATTTGAAGCGTTTGAGCAAAGAAGACCAGAGTAGACTTGAGAAAGTTTCAGTTTCCAGGGATGGACAACCATGTGCCTCCATCACTGTTAAACTTGATGGAacctctccaatttcttcaagCATCGGGCAGTGATTCATGAAAAGGGCTTTGAGCTTAGAAAGTTGAGTGATGCCAGCAGGTATGCAACGAATATGGTTTTCACTTACATCTAAAGATACCAGTAAGGATAAGCACCACAAATCACTGGGGATTTCTCCTTCCATCAGATTGCAACCACCTAGATCTAGCCACAGTAAGCAACATTGCAGGCTTCTCAAATTGTCAGGCAAGTTGCGGAGCTTTGTACAGTTACGAACACGAAGAGTAGTAAGACATGTCAAACTACCAATGCTATTGGGAAGAGCCACAAGGTTCTCACAATTGATTAATTCCAAAGATTCAAGACCTCTCAGGTGTCCAATTAATGATGGCAGCTCTGTTATACCCGTTTCACGTAAAAAAAGGTGTTCTAATCGTTCCATATCCTCTGTGATCTCTGAAAAAGCCTCTAGATTTGAACAACCATTGAGAGAGAGGCGTTCGAGGGATTTCAACCCACATATACTATTTGGAAGACTTCTCAAGTTTCTACAATTTTCCAAATCTAACCATTTAAGTCTAGTGAGATGACCTATAGAGCAAGGTAATTCTTTAATAGGAGTCTCATCTAGAAAAAGAGCCCATAGCTTCCCCATCTGGATCTCAGGAAACCTCTCAAAATTTGAGCAACCACTGAGAGCAAGACTTTCAAGGGCCTGCAAGCACCCAATGCCATTTGGGAGTTCCTTAATAGCAGTATTCTCTAAACAAAGCTCCTTCAAGCATTTCAGATTCCCTTGGATCTCTGGGAATTTCTGAAAGTTTGAGCAATATGAGAGATTAAGAATTTCAAGAGATTCCAAATACCCAATGCTGTTTGGGAGTTCCTTAATACCACTCTCACGTAAATATAGCTCCCTTAAAAGTCCCATATTGGTAAATATATCCGAAAATTTCTCAAACTTCAAACATTCTTTAAGAGAGAGAATTTCGAGAGATGTCAAAGACCCCATGCTATTTGGGAGTTCCTTAATAGCAGTGTTATCTAAATAAAGCTCCTTTAAACATTTCATATTCCCTTTAATCTCtggaaatttctcaaattttgagCAATATGAGAGGTCAAGAATTTCAAGAGATTCCAAATACCCAATGCTGCTTGGGAGTTCTTTAATACCACTCTCACCTAAATGAAGCCCCCTTAAATGTTCCATATATGTAAATGTATCCgaaaatttctcaaactttgaACATCCTTCTAAATGAAGCTCCCtcaaaaatttcatattccCATGGATCTCAGGAAATTTCTCCAAATTTGAACAATTTGAGAGATTAAGGACTTCAAGAGATGCTAAGTACACAATGCTACTCGGTAGTTCTTTAATCTCACTCTTGTTTAAATAAAGCTCCTTCAAATGTCCCATATTCCCATGGATCTTAGGAAATTTCTTCAAGTTTTGACATCGATCAAGATAAAGAACTTCAAGAGATTCAAACTTCATGCCAGGTGGGAAACTTTGGAGCTGTTCACATCCTCCCAAATTCAAGTAAGTCAACCTTTTGAGATCGCCAATAGATAAATGAAGTTCACGCAAACTTATACAACCTTCAAGATTTAGTCTCTCCAAATTTGGCATGCTTGAGAATTTTGGCATTTTGACAAGTTGTTTTGAGTCACTTAGATCAATGACCTTTAATTTTCCAAGAAACTGTAACAGAAGacattctttttaataaattttttttgcttcaacttaaaaattaatataaagaaaaaaagcatTAAATAATGATCATACCTTATCCCCTTTCCAAAGTTGTTTTATGTTGCTAGACTTTAAGTTGATTTCAACAAGGTTCTCTCCATAAAACTTTGAAGGCAAAGACCTCAAAGTGCAGCCTTGCCAATGAAGATATCTCAATTTATGAGGAAATTCAATGTCTTTAGGAAGAAACACTTTATACTCCTCTCTTGTCAAACCATCATGATCATTGCAATAGACTTTAAGCAACCTAAGTTTATTCATCTTGGCAAACACTTCTGTAGTGAACTGCATTTCTTTTGATGTAGACATGTCTAGAGATATGGTTTGAATATTTTCCATCCCCtagaaatcaataataaaaaaataagggaaCAACACAAGATAAAAATCCTAACTATTAATTATATAGACAATTAAccattaaatttaaataactatGTTTAGGCATTTAATTCGTACCTCTTGTCTAGAAAACGCATCATAAATATCATCTACATCCCACAATCTACTCCATTTGCTTGGATCTCCAGGATATTCATCACGAACAATTGCCCAACCCATTTGTCGTATCAAGTCATGCATTTGTATGATGTTGTCTGAAATAGTTATTAGACATTTATCATGGAGAATTGTTATACCATGTGTTGCAAATAAATTGCAACCATCTAATATTCTTGACACAAAATCTTTGCATTCCTTTTTGAAAAACCACGCAATGTCCAAGAAAACATCCTTTTCCAAATTATCAAGCCCATCAAAACTTATTCTAAGCACATCATTAATTTCCTTCACAGGGTTTTTTTTCAATCTATCTAATGCACTTCTCCATTCATCTATTGTCATGCCATGAAGAGAAGAACCTAGAACTTTGAGGGCTAAAGGAAGACCTTGAGCATAATCTACCATGCAATTTGAGAAGTCTACATAATCTTCTTTAGGAACATTTTGTTTAAAGGCATATCGGCTGAAGAGTTGAAGAGCTTCCTTATAATGTAACTCTGTAACCCTATATGGTATATTCACTCCATACTCACCCAACAAATGTTGGTCTCTGGTTGTTATGATAATTCTACTTCCTGGACCAAACCATTTAGGACTTTTTGCCAATGACTCTAATTGCTTCAAATGATCCACATCATCAATTacaataagaattttttttgagCCAAGTCTGCCTTGTATTATATTGATTCCTTCATTGATATCACTAAATGCTATATCTTTCCCTAGTATACCACGAAGAAGTTGTTTTTgtagttcaagttgacaaccATTTTTAGATCTCTCTTTGACATCTTGAAGAAAGCTAGCACCAGAAAATTGACATTGGATCTCATTATAAACAATCTTCGCAATGGTAGTTTTACCAATTCCACCAGTTCCATAGATCCCAACCACACGAACATCATTCAAGTGACCACTTAacaataatttaagtttttttaggcGAAAATCAATCCCAACTATATCATCATCAATGTGCAAAAGCTTAGGATTCAATCTTTTCAAAATCTCGTTAGTAATTTCCTCAATATGCATTGACTCATACCTGCCCATTAAAAAGTACAATTTAACACCTCATGAGCTTTAATGAATTGCAAAAGATAACAAATATGAAGTAAATGTAGTGATGTTTACTTGATTTTGTCTACAACAAAAGTAAGGGCATGTAGGATGTAAAGTACTGTAATGGACCAAAACATATTTGTTAAATTATATATCTAAGTACAATTCCACTAATGTTATAACAAGTGTACGTGCCAGAGAATAAAGTAGAGGAAAAATATGAGATACTACTTGTATTGGCTTACGCTACTCAATGGCTTGGAAGGTTTATTAGGAAGTTAATCTATCTaggatattattatatttaaccCTTGTTTGTAAGAAATTCTAGTGTTGGGGCATTAGTGGGGACAACTACTATTTTCCACCGTGTCAAGCTGCCATTTTGTCATCAAGCTTACCAATctaataaagttttttttaaaaaaaaaagaaaagaaaaaaagagagaggaagaaatagcttttttattttaaaaaataagttgcTCTTGATCCAATCACAGTTCTATTGATCTAGAGATTCTATCCACTTTCAATCACTGGGTAAGTTAAAATGGTTGTGTCCCCTTTTTGCCAAAAGAGATAATATTAGTAGAAAAATTTTAGAGTTCTAATTCTTTGTTGACAAAGATTGCTAATaataggttgtttgttttttcaattaagTTTTAAAGTAAGTTGCTTTAAgacttatgatatttttttagttacttattttttaagacaatttggtcttaatgaaaaaattaatttttttaacttttgtctTTAcaataaaaagttgtttttcctcccttcttttattttttttttttcaaaaaaataattttgttataatacttaaatctttattttttttaaactatgcTCACATCtaatttcttatataaataatgccaaatttattttttaaaattttggatagCTCTATGTTTTAGAAACAAATTAAGCTATTGTAACTTTATTGAACTTTAATGGGTAATAAATTAGTAAAGCTGTCATCAAGAAAAAATCAAcatgattgaaataaattttacgTTTATCTATTCTTTCTGTGTTCTCAAGAAAATTAGATCTAAAATTATCTTATAAATTGTTGTgtaaaaatgaaactaatataaaaaatcacttaatcTAGATAAGAAATTAATAGCAAATAAATACacaaaattccaaaatcaaACTGACATGCCAACATAAAAATCACTTAATTtggatataaaattaataaaaaacaagtacacaatatccaaaattccaaaatccaAACTGAAATTCTACCATATTGGCCAATATTTTTACCTCATAATTTATCCAATTctttgtaaaattaattttcataaatttctatAGATCCTTCATTTAGGAATGAAAATGATAAcactaaaatcataaaatttgattagaaattaatttaatataagttTTTAGAATTCAACCTCTTATATCTTATAACAAATCCAAAATAAGTTGCATCAATtccaatgaaaattttagaaccTCAAAAGATAATTTACACTCAtctaaattttcataaaaatcaataatttcaattgattttaaaaaaataaaaaattagaatttgatactctttcctaaattaaaaacttaaaaactaatcaattaatctcaataatgaaacacatattttaattataaatccaTATGAAAAGTATTaacttagaaaattttctaattggaCAATAATTTATCCACTTATCAAAATTTAAACATGTtacataataaattattttaatgtttttagtaaggtaataaattataatgtgttgagatatttggaaatatgtacaattactatttttgaaattaaaataagaaaaaattaataattaatttcatagatgttttaaatatgtataaaaCCAATATTTAGCattcaaacatatataaaaataaataactaatacTTAATGATATTCAGATATATTCAGACTTAAGAAATTCATATAAAAACCAAATGTCACCTTTGgtgaaaaaatgattataaaacaaaattagaagCTACTATAAGTTGTTGATTTAAGACGGATCTAAATTAATAACTTGTTAATTCATGATTTAAGACAACTAAATCCTTATAACTCAATTAAATCAAAAGCACAAATTAAGGAAGTTGAAGTTACCCATCATTCACATGGAAACCACTTAGATTGCTTGCTTCAGTTAAGAAAACCCTCCACCTCTGCACCTTTTTCTCATCCACATTTCTTTCATGAATGGAAAATGCCTCTCCGAAGCTCCCTGTTTGCTTTCGCACATCAGAAGGATCCACGTGGTAGAACACCGGCAAGACTATTTGTTCCATTTCTTCCCTGCACTCCATGATCTTCGCTAACTCATCCAAACACCACTTGGAATGCGCATAGTTTCTTGAGAACACAACTACGGAAATTCTTGATTCTTCAATAGTTTTCAAAAGTTCTGATTTGATCTCCTCTCCTCTTTCAAGTTGATCATCCCTAAAAGTATTAATCCCCCTCCCACCCAAATTTACGAATAGATGATCCGTAAAAATGGTGCGGGTGTCTTCACCTCTAAAACTCAAGAACACTTCGAAGTTATATCTATGGATTGAGGTCGAAGAAGAAGAGGGTTCTTGGGTGGAGGAAGCCATGGTTGGACAGTTTCTGGATGAAAGCTTAAAGAGAGTTGAGGATTAACTTGTGCTCACATGTAAAAAGCAAACATCGGTTCTGCCAATGCATGCAAGCATGTGATTCTTTTTCCATTCTTTGGGAGTTTTATTCACAATTGTGCGAATGAGTGGAAAGGTGGGTggcttttgaaaaaatataatgaagGACCCACCCTccacaaaattcaaaagcaaCTTTGTTTCCTAGCATTTGGATATCGAAAATGTCGTTCAAGTATAACAACATTTCCATGATATATCGAGCTTCTCAAGTGTTCAGGAATATTGGGCAATATTTCCACGCTATATGTAGCTTTGGTGGGCTTGAACAGGACATAACGTGGAGAGATTTCCCTTGGTCTATTTTCAGGGCTTTTTTTCTCATCTGACATTCTTTTTCCGATTTTCCGATACTATCGCCATGGGCCTTTTTCCTTTGACCAATCAAAGCCTTTCGATATTATCACGATGGGTCATTGATGTTATCGCCATGTGTCCTTTCCCCTGTGACACGTCAAAGcgttgaattaaaattttgatttttcggTATTATCACGATGGGTCATTGATATTGTCGCACGTCCAAgccttaaattaaaattttgatttttctatattCCTTTGACCAGTCAAAGCCTTTCGATATGATACGAGGGGTCATTGTTATTATCGCCATGTGTCCTTTCTCCTGTGACACGTCAAAgccttaaattaaaattttgatttttcggTATTACTTTGACCAGTCAAAGCTTTTCGATATTAAGATTATCACGATAGGTGATTGATATTATCGCCATGTGTCCTGTCCCGTGCGACACGTAAAAAGCCTTAAATTAaaatgggagaattgtgttttggtaCGAACctaaaattaacatttgatcTATATAACTTTCACtttcataattgatggaaataatataagatattaaaagatcaatatatccttcaaatttatatatatattagcttttaaagataaaatactAATGGATTAAAATACTCAATGACCTTTCACATaagtttttttgtctttattacaccactattcatgcaaccataataattctattttaacaatttggatttttcattgtttttaatttttttttataaataactgaaaatcaacattattttctattttaaattataaataaagaaaaattatgttcaaaaactagtttaaaaaaatactttctaaaaaatggtaatatgatttatattttttatattttttttgaaaaaacatttaattaaaaaatgaaaactatttttaaaaataaaatttgaaaaccttgtttagcaatattttttatatgaaaataataaaaataattaaatttcatatattgattatccatttttatttttttccattcgttattttaataataaaaaaaatagtatatttacaattaaacaaataaattgatcaATTACGTTTTTTGTGGGACtgtcttttacatgaaaaataattaaataactaaattaaatatatttattactctttttaattgtattttctttatttattttttgtcttatagaaaattttaatatatccataattaacaaagtaataaatcaattatgcacattttaatctattaaaataaattactttctaatttaaataaataaaatgaaataagtaaataaatttgaggttatttctattttttaacatatcttatatcaatattttttatggttaaataatttttttattttttatttctttaattccaaaaataaaatgaaataaataaataaataaatttggtattttctaactggtcttatattcatatttcttatggttaaataaaattttttttattcttttttctttatttcaaaaaataaaaggaaataaataaataaacttggcttaaataatagtttttaaataatttcttggttttaattacattttacattgaaaataaaataaaataacgttttatttgagtcattgtacaaggtatttacactaagtgtacatgacaaataCACTAATTGTATAAGGGTATATAAGACTATTAATTATGAAGAATTTTAAGTGATTctgaaaaacttgtttgtttatttcctctaatcgaggataaatgacattccttacacacattggttaagcatacattcatctcatgcactttatctaacttgtatatggtTATTTGAATAGGTATctcacttatgatgattgtaaaacaaaattatacaacaatttttcttattttttaaaaccaaaccaatgTAAACATGGTTAATCGACCTATTGTTAGATATTCATGagatgatgtatgaaatttgagttattgtacaagggtattacactaattgtacaagacaaatttactaattgtacaagagtgtacaagactactttttgttaaggatttcaagtgattttgaaaaactttcccatttaTTTCCACTCAAAGAGtttttttccccactcaaattctctcactcaagaattgttatgaattttatttttaaatttcatcatcaaaattttgtaattgcagattttatttttgtagttttagcaatgcttttttttttttgtaaacatatTCTATTacatttcaagtaaaaaattagataagtttgaaagtcaataaaaaaaattaaatatcactttcaataatttttagataaaattttatataataaattttatttgaaattaaatttctaaagtttcactaaaaaattgtattgacaattttcttgttgtgaatcaaaatactttgcattagtctatctagataagaaaaattattaatataatattaaaacttcatatcttagttatttttttcaataaatttatctttttaaaaattttaaaataaaaacattaaaaattaaaaaactaaaaggatatatatataaaataaagtgaagtgatagtcaattttaaaattttttaaaatatggttaatgtagaaaatataaaaaataattaaaaataagagaaaaatataaatgaaagggtaatataaatttaaaataaaaaatgaaaattaaactaaaagataaaaaatatttggatgaaaaatcccaaaatttttatcattgcttataataagagcaaaaagactcaatatctttaaaaatgaaaaacaaaaaaacattattgctttttatttgacataaaatagaaatatagattggaagaaaaaaaaaaggttagaaatgagtaatacttaatagggaatagaaaagggaaaaaaacacaaaaaaaatttaaattcatacTCACTTGTCCTTGTGTaagggttaagggtattttagggattaatgaaggacaatatctttcatcttaattttcatactttgtttgggtcttgggcttaaatatgtatgatatatgaaccaaatgttaatttttgggccaaACTGGgctcaaaaattaagttttggtccATGTAACTAAACCATTTAAGTTGAAAACCTATAGAAAGTGTCAAAATTGAGTAGAAGGATATGCACTTATTAATTCCTAAAATAACCTTTGctgattgtgaaaaaaataataataataaaccaaaatatCTAGGTTCGAATTTTGCCCTAATTTTGCTCTCTCTTCAGCATTTCAACCCTAGACAatcgttttcttctcttcctccaGATTTCCTCCATCGCTTGCATCTCATCTTTGTGCCTCTTTCATTTTTGCTCGCATTCGTCTCTCTCGAAAATTTGAATTAAGGcgaaatatattattttaatcaagCTCTCGATTTCAATTGGGTGTCTCTTGTTCCATCATCAATCCGCATCGGTGTTGCTGTTCGTGCCGAGCGTCGTTGGCTATTTGAGGTTAGTAGGTTCTTCAAATTTGTTTTCTCTCAATTTCGTCTTTGCCAAGAATTTGATTTCATCCCAAAATACATTGATGTAATCTCTCTCTCGATTGCAGTTCGGCGTGTTCGTCTCGGTGCAGACTCTTGTTGCATATTTGAGGTTAGTAGATTGCCTAAATCTCAGCCTAGATTTTCTTAGtcctatattttgtttaatcCTCATTGGTATGAGGAGAGGGATTCTTGTTTTCTGCTAACCTTTAATTTACGAAGTGAATGTTGAGTGTTATTTTAAGGACATTAAATGAACAGTTGAGGCAAAGTAGGTGACTTGGAATTCCTTGCTGCAGAAATATCTTGGAAAGGGATTTCCATACTCCGTAATTCTAAATAAGACATTGTAGATTTGTGGTAAtgttttaaaagagaaaatttttgcttttggagcattgttattttgaaaaatattttggttgGAAAGACTTCAAAATCTTGGTGGAATAGCAGCACAAAATTGGAATTAACTCTTTGATTTTGATAGATCTCATCTCAAATGCCCAAAGTTGGTAGTCAGACAGTTTGAGTTATTCTAAGTTGTGCTAGTCCATCTACAAGTTGTATACCAGTAGGAGGAAGTATGCCTTTGTTTGTAGCTTATGCTAGAGCTATCAAGAGAAAGAGTTATAAAGTTGAAACTTTTGAAATCAGCCAAGTCACTTTATACTGCATGGTCAAGGAATCTGATTCaacctaaatttttcttatGGTGCCTTGGCTTGAGATGTAGGCACAAGTAACAGatttatctctttttatttattagttttt contains the following coding sequences:
- the LOC100263700 gene encoding disease resistance protein RPV1 → MPKFSSMPNLERLNLEGCISLRELHLSIGDLKRLTYLNLGGCEQLQSFPPGMKFESLEVLYLDRCQNLKKFPKIHGNMGHLKELYLNKSEIKELPSSIVYLASLEVLNLSNCSNLEKFPEIHGNMKFLRELHLEGCSKFEKFSDTFTYMEHLRGLHLGESGIKELPSSIGYLESLEILDLSYCSKFEKFPEIKGNMKCLKELYLDNTAIKELPNSMGSLTSLEILSLKECLKFEKFSDIFTNMGLLRELYLRESGIKELPNSIGYLESLEILNLSYCSNFQKFPEIQGNLKCLKELCLENTAIKELPNGIGCLQALESLALSGCSNFERFPEIQMGKLWALFLDETPIKELPCSIGHLTRLKWLDLENCRNLRSLPNSICGLKSLERLSLNGCSNLEAFSEITEDMERLEHLFLRETGITELPSLIGHLRGLESLELINCENLVALPNSIGSLTCLTTLRVRNCTKLRNLPDNLRSLQCCLLWLDLGGCNLMEGEIPSDLWCLSLLVSLDVSENHIRCIPAGITQLSKLKALFMNHCPMLEEIGEVPSSLTVMEAHGCPSLETETFSSLLWSSLLKRFKSPIQEVMEYQSG
- the LOC132253192 gene encoding disease resistance protein RPV1-like: MASSTQEPSSSSTSIHRYNFEVFLSFRGEDTRTIFTDHLFVNLGGRGINTFRDDQLERGEEIKSELLKTIEESRISVVVFSRNYAHSKWCLDELAKIMECREEMEQIVLPVFYHVDPSDVRKQTGSFGEAFSIHERNVDEKKVQRWRVFLTEASNLSGFHVNDG